In a single window of the Rhopalosiphum padi isolate XX-2018 chromosome 1, ASM2088224v1, whole genome shotgun sequence genome:
- the LOC132919324 gene encoding LOW QUALITY PROTEIN: uncharacterized protein LOC132919324 (The sequence of the model RefSeq protein was modified relative to this genomic sequence to represent the inferred CDS: deleted 1 base in 1 codon) produces MDKNITPTSDLASLDCWDYTIELECLRGPQDLQLAAELGKTLLERNKELETNLRQQQNVVEDRNQEIEYLTKQTAALREVNDSRLRIYEQLEISIQDLERNNQRLVQENINDKKHIKSLYDTIESLESRCEDLQHLVDDMGHLKKDDSVVSEGSGSGGAVIEDQDEYAKLASQLEHAKNLRVKEQRKVSELEQNVSLLIQENTSLEEKVSVMQQKDEELKTLQDQIVYLEEIRQGNLCRRCQRSTDPNLFDEYSVYDDDDDTDDISAIGSYVETHKHEVLQQLQETLGENYSEDNPYRILVDKYEALLKIQQKHNAFTPMVPSTNVNNNNTVGNKDGQNRGISLHEELQMSGQFSSFNGNASDSDDSSDDEGLPTNGRAAPGSGTIGGGGAKCKYSETETTSSSGFSDETSNKCTQTETFFTGSFLCTISDGDDCRFSIYDDASPVESRFRKTPEYRQLFREIFAVLKRAAEAKDEGERLPLLQDDDRGYEGEDGDDATDTPTCGRSSASATGTPRVPPATPACEHNPLMSTIESETVERRPTTPPPQPPPQQRRPQVDDQQRPQQQRAEQQPQPAAVDEQQQQQEPRRRRRDIIEELASTIKHKKHVRHRKPATANQQSKDISHLLDFKWTDQVTRRQPRSGSGDRPPSSHRATWCAVPNDGAEASPAVAQPYASTASQEVAKLKMLDKSYAEVLRRRKVLPSSSNRPQSHYQH; encoded by the exons atggataaaaatattactcCCACGTCGGATTTAGCTTCTCTGGATTGCTGGGATTATACAATCGAGTTGGAATGTCTTCGCGGTCCACAAG ACTTACAGCTTGCCGCTGAACTAGGCAAAACTCTGTTAGAGAGAAATAAAGAATTGGAAACCAACTTGAGGCAACAACAAAATGTCGTGGAAGATCGCAATCAAGAGATCGag TATCTTACCAAACAAACGGCCGCTCTGAGAGAAGTGAACGATTCCAGGTTGCGTATTTACGAACAACTGGAAATCAGTATTCAGGATCTAGAGAGAAATAACCAGAGGCTCGTTCAAGAAAACATTAATgacaaaaaacatataaaaag CTTATACGATACAATCGAAAGTTTGGAAAGTCGCTGCGAAGATTTGCAGCACCTAGTCGACGACATgggtcatttaaaaaaagacgACAGCGTAGTCAGCGAAGGTAGTGGCAGTGGAGGAGCTGTGATCGAAGATCAAGATGAATATGCTAAACTTGCTTCACAATTGGAGCATGCGAAAAATCTAAGAGTCAAGGAACAGAGAAAAGTGTCTGAACTAGAACAAAACGTGTCCTTACTTATACAG gaGAACACTAGTCTAGAAGAAAAAGTGAGTGTAATGCAACAAAAAGACGAAGAACTGAAAACGCTCCAAGATCAAATCGTCTATTTAGAAGAAATTAG GCAAGGAAACCTATGTCGTCGTTGTCAGCGTAGTACTGACCCAAACCTATTCGACGAGTATTCAGTgtatgatgacgatgatgacaCTGATGATATTAGTGCTATAGGATCATATGTCGAAACTCACAAACACGAAGTCTTGCAACAATTACAA GAGACGTTGGGGGAGAACTATTCGGAGGACAACCCGTACCGAATATTGGTGGACAAATACGAGGCGTTGCTGAAGATCCAACAGAAGCACAACGCGTTCACGCCGATGGTGCCGTCGACCAACGTGAACAACAACAACACCGTCGGCAACAAGGACGGCCAGAACCGGGGCATATCGCTGCACGAGGAGCTGCAGATGTCCGGGCAGTTCTCGTCGTTTAACGGCAACGCGTCGGATAGCGACGACAGCAGCGACGACGAAGGGCTGCCGACCAACGGACGAGCCGCACCCGGATCGGGAACCATCGGCGGCGGTGGGGCCAAGTGCAAGTATTCCGAGACCGAGACGACGTCTTCGTCGGGCTTCTCGGACGAGACGAGCAACAAGTGCACGCAAACCGAGACGTTCTTCACCGGTTCGTTCCTGTGCACCATTTCGGACGGCGATGACTGCCGGTTCAGCATCTACGACGACGCCAGCCCGGTGGAGAGCCGGTTCCGGAAGACGCCCGAGTACCGTCAACTGTTCCGCGAGATATTCGCCGTGCTCAAACGGGCGGCCGAGGCCAAGGACGAGGGCGAGAGG CTGCCGCTGCTCCAGGACGACGACCGCGGCTACGAGGGCGAAGACGGCGACGACGCCACTGACACTCCGACCTGCGGCCGTTCGTCCGCGTCGGCGACCGGGACGCCGCGAGTGCCGCCGGCCACGCCGGCCTGCGAGCACAACCCGTTAATGTCCACCATAGAATCGGAGACGGTCGAACGGCGTCCGACCACGCCACCACCGCAACCACCACCACAGCAACGGCGGCCACAGGTGGACGACCAACAACGACCGCAACAGCAGCGAGCCGAACAACAGCCGCAACCGGCTGCAGTGGAcgaacagcaacagcagcaggagccacgccgccgccgccgggacATCATCGAGGAGTTGGCGTCCACGATCAAGCACAAGAAACACGTCCGGCACCGCAAGCCGGCCACTGCCAATCAACAGTCCAAGGACATTAGCCACCTGTTGGACTTCAAGTGGACCGACCAGGTGACGCGCCGGCAGCCCAGGAGCGGCAGTGGCGACAGGCCACCGTCGTCGCACAGGGCCACGTGGTGCGCCGTCCCTAATGATGGCGCGGAAGCGTCGCCTGCCGTGGCCCAACCGTACGCTAGCACTGCGTCACAGGAAGTGGCTAAGCTCAAGATGCTGGACAAGTCGTACGCCGAGGTGTTAAGAAGGAGGAAAGTGCTACCGTCGTCGTCCAACAGGCCGCAATCGCATTACCAACATTAA